aatccaaccaactcacaagataaaaatacattcatgcaataacaATATACATGCACATGATGACATATGCACAAAACCTAATAATCATCTCTtccaaaaaatgaatattttacaaTGCACGCtataatctcattttggcccaaaaaccaagttcattaaaaatatcatctgccattttcacaaaaaatggcccaaataTCCAATTAACACTGTAGGCGAGAATTGCAAACGAGACTCTACTACCATCCATACCGCATGCGTTGTAGGTAGGACTCTACCAcaatccctacttaccaccatccactgcatgcaccgtaggcaggaatcacagacATTACCACCATTTCTACAGTTCCTTTTACCTTTCTTTCAATCTATCAGAGCATtataggcgggactctaccaccatctatgcttaccaccatccttaccgagtgcaccgtaggcgaaaatcacaggcgagattctaccaccgtccctgcttaccacaaTTCCTACAACAACTCTCTGTTAAACTGTTCAATCCATTATTTcaaacacaccaaaaatcatttctcgtataaaaatccaattttcaaatatatatatggacatgCATGCCATTAagcgaaaacccagttttcattttacaaatatgaacatgcgtgcactatacaatgcatgacacaaaacaaatatccaacaaccaacgaatcccaacatcaaccaaacgcATAAACAACTCCGTTCCTCATCCCAACCGACCCCTGACTCCTCGGCCACAAtccggcacaaccaaccaattcacaaaatatttgttaatgtaaaatatatttaaacctcaaaagttattcaaaaaatacttacaacactataatataattttcggAAAATCAATGAGCTACAAAAGGTATCGgcaaagcaacgtcacagtgcaaAATGCAATATGGCCGTAGgtctcaaaatacccaaatttaaACAGAGACAAACGAAAACTAGGGAATGCTAGGGTAGGACTTAGGGGTGTTGGTGAAGCTACTGGTGGTGGTgatggttggccgtgggtggttgAAGCCAAAAAGTCCAAATCGAAAAATGTGATGGTTGAGTTTCATTGGTGGTGGATCAGAGCTAGGAAAGGGTGGTTTGGGTTGTTAGGAGGCcggtgaagaagtggtgaatATATGATGGCCAACGGCAACACGACGACAGCATTGAAACACAAAAGGGCCACGCCTTGGATTCTCTCGTGGCATTAACGGCGACATAAAAGGGGACGATATTGGAAAGAGTGGGACGCCGGCCAAAGGGGAACCAGGTGGGAGGGGCAGTAACGTCCACTCGGGCACGCTGGGAGGAACAAAAAAATGACAGGGGAGAGGGGGGAGAAAGACATCGCGCgtggggagaaaaacaggggaAAAATGAGAAgtgtttattataattataataaataaaataatttatttagttaaaaACACACGGAAATATGGGATATTACAGTTAATGCATTTGTGTGCACACTTATTTTCATATTCATCCAGCATATATTGGAAGTGTTGATTTGAATATCTTTTATGTTGGTGCTATGGTCATCTTTCTGCTAAGATTTGCAATTGGGTAATAACTAATATGAATTTATTTCCCTTTACATTGCCAAACAAAAGTACATCAGCAGCATCATAATAATATTTCCTTGCATCTTTACATAGTTTTTAGTTTTGGGTATCAATGAGTCAATGTTCTATCCTTAGGCATGAACTTTTACTTGTTAAAGCCCTAAGAGAAGACTTGGAAAGAGAAATGGATAGGGATCACCATGTGTGTGTTATGGGTGAGGATGTGGGTCATCATGGAGGGCAATTCAAGGTGACCAAAGGCCTGGCGGAAAAGTATAGGGATCTCAGGGTTCTTGACACCCATATTGCTGAGAAATCCTTCACAGGTATGGGTATTGGAGCTGCCATGACTGGTCTGAGGCCAATTATTGAGGGTATGAGCATGGGATTTCTCCTTTTAGCCTTTAACCAGATTTCCAACAACTGTGGCATGCTCCACTATACATCCGGTGTCCAGTTTAAAATTCCAGTTGTTATTTGTAGACCCAGTGGATCAGTTGGTCGGGTTGCACATTCCCATCGTCTTGAGTCATATTTTCAACCAATCCCTAGAATCCAAATGGTGGCATGCTCGACTCCATATAATGCGAAGGGCTTGATGAAAGTTGCAATTCGAAGTGACAACCCGGTGATACTTTTCAAGCACGTTCTACTTTACGACCTCAAGGAAAGAATTCCAGATGAAGAATATATATGTTCTCTAGAAGAAGGTGAGATAGTTAGGCCTGGGGAGCATGTCACTATTTTAACCTACTCCTGGAAGAGGCATCATGTAATGCAGGCAGCTAAAACTTTGGTTAATAAGGGTTATGATCTTGAAGTAATTCATATCAGATCACTGAAACCTTTTGATCTCTACACGATTGGGAATTCGGTGAAAAGACGCATCGAGTGTTGATACTAGAAGAGTGCATGCGGACTGGAGGGATTGGTGCTAGCTTGACGGCTGCTATTGCTGAGAATTTCCATGATTATTTGGATGCCCCGATTGTATATCTATATTCGctattgggaatttggacctctcaAATTCACCGCCCTAAAATCTACTATTtgcaagaataataagaaaaatagagaaataataacaacacaacaaatttacatgaaaactccaaaacaaaagaaaaaccactagacccaaagaagaaaatttactatatgaaaattattacaatcacacaatttttctcctcactccAAACACACCACAAaactaccccactagtaaaactttaactttacacctcttccccttttagaAAAGGCTAATAgagaaatttaactaaagtcaaaagttactaaataagctttcaactggtgcacttagaCTAAGAGattaagcctcttatttataacttaaaGTGCACTCAAACTAAAAgactaagcctcttatttataacttaaagattttgctCCTTTATTatttcccaccggtgtgggactaaaTAAATGAGCAATTtagtcaacaatctccaccttgcgactttgactgaTCCCACAGCTAAGCTCCATctcaatgaaaattttcatagaTTCCGCTATCAtacttcaccataaaagcataccttCTCAGAATAAAcaaattccaagcatttcacttatGCCTTTGTCGAAAACAacattgctgaaaattatggtgtaacttccacgtttgacTTTCCtgaaagttcatcagccatcgacatgaatttccaccataCACCCTGTATCAATGCTAAACCAATGcatgtgtgcaaacttgtgtacccgctaatattaacacatcctctatcatggcaactttgggaattagcgacatgcaatgaggatatacatgtctctttttctatggagagagacacaacattagtaTCAATACCAGTATTTCCATTTACTGACTTAGAGCCACTTGTCGAATTcgctccttgtactagccgttcTACCAGTCGCTAGTATAACTGCTGACTTCAGGGGTTGGTCTACCTTTTAAAGTCTTGTGTAAACCAATTTCTCCACATCAAATCTAATAGGATTTGAAGCCCTACTTCCTGACATtactttgatgaattttattgtagaaatgaatagtacctcactaagtcagttcccatgaaagattggagggtcacaatggacacacttaaaattttcaatttcctagacagaacctccttagactgtacgtatccacactaccacaccaaagctccaccccacaaaaaaaaaataataataataataatctagtggctctaataccaattgttgaaaatttggacctcccaaattcacttccctaggatctaccctttccaggaataacaaaaaaaaatagaaaaataacaataacataagaaatttacgtggaaactaaTTCCATATTGGATTCAAAACCTTCACAGTATTAGATCGCAAAAGAGGCGTCATGGTCCTTATGTTCACAAAGAGGCTCTATGCAACAATTCTGTTAAGAAAATTACTCTTGcaattgatttttttccttaagaaaatgtaATAAAACATCATGGTCCTTAGATTTCATTGGTCAGAAACTCCTGTCTATCTCTCCTCTGCCTTGAGCTCTTGCATGCCTGTCCCCCACTTTCCCATATGTGGCAAAGGAGAGATCCCAGTGCCGGAGATTTCGGCCCTTCTTGTACCGGCCAGCCATTGAAGGTCACTTGTAAAGAgcatgtttggataatgagatgatatgaattctgtaaatagtattgaaatgatttgagttaagatcttttataattttattatactttagaaaatgagagaaaattttgaataaaaatattataaagtcaaaaaattatttgaataaaattttttaatataacttttgttttaaatttagaaaagttgtatttttttttttttgaaaatttgaaaaggtggtgataattaaataaaaat
This genomic interval from Carya illinoinensis cultivar Pawnee chromosome 10, C.illinoinensisPawnee_v1, whole genome shotgun sequence contains the following:
- the LOC122278425 gene encoding LOW QUALITY PROTEIN: pyruvate dehydrogenase E1 component subunit beta-3, chloroplastic (The sequence of the model RefSeq protein was modified relative to this genomic sequence to represent the inferred CDS: inserted 1 base in 1 codon), whose translation is MATLFQGVSAATAFSTSKFLDSSKFQLPSRRSLSERNASFLVVRSDGRVVPRSNARGRRAVQLITNAAKPDSFAASTASKPGHELLLVKALREDLEREMDRDHHVCVMGEDVGHHGGQFKVTKGLAEKYRDLRVLDTHIAEKSFTGMGIGAAMTGLRPIIEGMSMGFLLLAFNQISNNCGMLHYTSGVQFKIPVVICRPSGSVGRVAHSHRLESYFQPIPRIQMVACSTPYNAKGLMKVAIRSDNPVILFKHVLLYDLKERIPDEEYICSLEEGEIVRPGEHVTILTYSWKRHHVMQAAKTLVNKGYDLEVIHIRSLKPFDLYTIGNSVXKTHRVLILEECMRTGGIGASLTAAIAENFHDYLDAPIVYLYSLLGIWTSQIHRPKIYYLQE